Proteins encoded by one window of Streptomyces sp. NBC_01707:
- a CDS encoding RidA family protein, giving the protein MSDHITRINPATLHATPGYHHITIVEAGRTAHLAGQCPLDLAGNLVGPGDILAQTDQVAANALTALAAVNARPEQVVRAVIYVVTTEPGILREVSTRLRNSSLAPAFGAASTLLGVAQLGYPGQLVEIDLSAALHE; this is encoded by the coding sequence ATGTCTGACCACATCACGCGGATCAACCCCGCCACTCTGCATGCCACCCCCGGCTACCACCACATCACGATTGTGGAAGCCGGCCGCACCGCACACCTCGCCGGACAGTGCCCACTAGATCTGGCAGGTAACCTGGTCGGCCCGGGCGACATACTGGCCCAGACCGACCAAGTGGCTGCCAACGCACTGACCGCACTTGCCGCCGTCAACGCGCGCCCCGAGCAGGTTGTACGGGCGGTGATCTACGTCGTCACCACAGAGCCCGGCATTCTCCGCGAGGTCTCGACACGGCTGCGGAACTCCTCCCTCGCACCCGCCTTCGGCGCAGCAAGCACCCTCTTGGGTGTCGCACAGCTCGGCTATCCCGGGCAGCTCGTCGAGATCGACCTCTCCGCCGCGCTTCATGAGTGA
- a CDS encoding catalase has product MREKALEAHVTQGPLTTEAGAPVADNQNSQTAGVGGPVLVQDQSLLEKLAHFNRERIPERIVHARGAGAYGTFTLTRDVSRWTRAKFLSEVGKQTETFLRFSTVAGSLGSADAVRDPRGFALRFYTEEGNYDLVGNNTPVFFIKDAIKFPDFIHTQKRDPYTGSQEADNVWDFWGLSPESTHQVTWLFGDRGIPATLRHMNGYGSHTYQWNNEAGEVFWVKYHFKTDQGIKNLTQAEANKLAGEDPDSHQRDLREAIERGDFPSWTVQVQIMPASEAATYRFNPFDLTKVWPHEDYPPIEIGKLELNRNPENIFAETEQSIFSPAHFVPGIGPSPDKMLQGRLFAYGDAHRYRVGINADHLPVNRPHATEARTNSRDGHLYDGRHKGAKNYEPNSFGGPVQTDRPLWEPTSVTGETGTHEAPRHAEDNDFVQAGNLYRLLSEDEKVRLIDNLAGFIAKVSRDDIAERAINNFRQADGDFGKRLEVAVQARRG; this is encoded by the coding sequence ATGCGAGAAAAAGCGTTGGAGGCGCACGTGACGCAGGGACCGCTCACCACGGAGGCCGGCGCGCCGGTCGCCGACAACCAGAACAGTCAGACCGCAGGCGTCGGTGGTCCGGTCCTGGTGCAGGACCAGTCGCTGCTGGAGAAGCTCGCGCACTTCAACCGTGAGCGCATTCCGGAGCGCATCGTGCACGCCCGTGGCGCCGGTGCGTACGGCACCTTCACGCTGACCCGCGACGTCTCGCGGTGGACGCGTGCGAAGTTCCTCTCCGAGGTCGGCAAGCAGACCGAGACGTTCCTGCGCTTCTCCACCGTCGCGGGCAGCCTCGGCTCCGCCGACGCGGTGCGCGACCCGCGTGGCTTCGCGCTCAGGTTCTACACCGAAGAGGGCAACTACGACCTCGTCGGTAACAACACCCCGGTGTTCTTCATCAAGGACGCCATCAAGTTCCCGGACTTCATCCACACCCAGAAGCGCGATCCGTACACCGGCTCGCAGGAGGCGGACAACGTCTGGGACTTCTGGGGGCTGTCGCCCGAGTCCACCCACCAGGTGACCTGGCTCTTCGGTGACCGCGGCATCCCGGCCACGCTGCGCCACATGAACGGGTACGGCTCGCACACGTACCAGTGGAACAACGAGGCCGGCGAGGTCTTCTGGGTCAAGTACCACTTCAAGACCGACCAGGGCATCAAGAACCTCACGCAGGCCGAGGCCAACAAGCTCGCCGGCGAGGACCCGGACAGCCACCAGCGCGATCTGCGCGAGGCGATCGAGCGCGGCGACTTCCCGTCATGGACGGTGCAGGTCCAGATCATGCCCGCGTCCGAGGCGGCCACGTACCGCTTCAACCCGTTCGACCTCACCAAGGTCTGGCCGCACGAGGACTACCCGCCGATCGAGATCGGGAAGCTGGAGCTCAACCGCAACCCCGAGAACATCTTCGCGGAGACCGAGCAGTCGATCTTCAGCCCCGCGCACTTCGTGCCGGGCATCGGCCCGTCCCCGGACAAGATGCTCCAGGGCCGCCTCTTCGCCTACGGCGACGCCCACCGCTACCGCGTCGGGATCAACGCCGACCACCTGCCCGTGAACCGTCCGCACGCCACCGAGGCGCGGACGAACAGCCGGGACGGCCACCTGTACGACGGCCGCCACAAGGGTGCGAAGAACTACGAGCCCAACAGCTTCGGCGGACCGGTCCAGACCGACCGTCCGCTGTGGGAGCCCACCTCCGTCACCGGTGAGACCGGTACGCACGAGGCGCCGCGCCACGCCGAGGACAACGACTTCGTGCAGGCCGGGAACCTGTACCGGCTCCTCTCCGAGGACGAGAAGGTGCGGCTGATCGACAACCTCGCCGGGTTCATCGCCAAGGTCTCGCGCGACGACATCGCCGAGCGCGCGATCAACAACTTCCGCCAGGCGGACGGCGACTTCGGCAAGCGGCTCGAGGTCGCGGTCCAAGCCCGTCGCGGCTAA
- a CDS encoding YceI family protein yields the protein MGIFGRKSAAESPAAAATHVTPELAALTGDYTIDPSHSTIGFVARHAMVTNVKGSFLDFTGSLHLDGSDPSKSTASLDIKMDSIDTGSADRDGHLKTSDFFKTDEFPTMTFRSTKAEALGGDDYRITGDLEILGATKEICIDLDFYGAAKDPFGNERVGFEGKSELLRSEWGLTWNAALETGGVLVSDKIKLNFDISAIKNA from the coding sequence ATGGGCATCTTCGGCCGCAAGTCCGCCGCCGAGTCGCCGGCGGCCGCCGCGACCCACGTCACCCCTGAGTTGGCCGCGCTGACCGGCGACTACACGATCGACCCGTCGCACTCGACGATCGGCTTCGTCGCGCGCCACGCGATGGTCACGAACGTGAAGGGTTCGTTCCTTGACTTCACGGGTTCGCTGCACCTGGATGGCAGCGACCCGTCCAAGTCCACGGCGAGCCTCGACATCAAGATGGACAGCATCGACACCGGGTCCGCTGACCGCGACGGCCACCTGAAGACCTCCGACTTCTTCAAGACGGACGAGTTCCCGACGATGACCTTCCGCTCCACCAAGGCGGAGGCCCTGGGCGGCGACGACTACCGGATTACGGGCGACCTGGAGATCCTCGGCGCCACCAAGGAGATCTGCATCGACCTGGACTTCTACGGTGCCGCGAAGGACCCGTTCGGCAACGAGCGCGTGGGCTTCGAGGGCAAGTCTGAGCTCCTGCGCTCCGAGTGGGGCCTCACCTGGAACGCGGCGCTGGAGACTGGCGGCGTCCTCGTCTCCGACAAGATAAAGCTGAACTTCGACATCTCCGCCATCAAGAACGCCTGA
- a CDS encoding alpha/beta hydrolase, with the protein MNALAQGHHVIDVDGIPQEYEVRGVAGPVCLALTGGPGIDGGYFRLPALEERMTMVYPTQVGTTEDSRLPSHPDGYTMEVYVRFVHAVVEHLDVPRVYLLGHSAGGFFAQGYALTHPDRLAGVILHSSMAHNTLELREEATARLDDLPARFPGHPGPVTVRAVWEEPVVENPTDELRTARFRKLLPAYFKDYWGREEEFAAMAESVFVHNVNGLSFDHRGRLGEMRTPTLVVVGMHDFICSPRWAEEMIAELPDASLVQLLDSGHYGHLEQPAEFTDAVAGFVGVTETRWADNTATTA; encoded by the coding sequence ATGAACGCACTGGCGCAGGGCCACCACGTGATTGACGTCGACGGCATACCCCAGGAGTACGAGGTTCGCGGAGTGGCCGGGCCGGTGTGTCTGGCGCTCACGGGCGGGCCAGGTATCGACGGCGGCTACTTCCGGCTTCCTGCCCTGGAGGAGCGGATGACGATGGTGTACCCCACCCAAGTGGGAACCACCGAAGACAGTAGGCTGCCCAGCCACCCGGACGGCTACACCATGGAGGTGTACGTCCGCTTCGTGCATGCGGTCGTGGAACACCTGGACGTGCCCCGGGTCTACCTACTCGGTCATTCCGCGGGCGGCTTCTTCGCCCAGGGTTATGCGCTGACGCATCCCGACCGGCTGGCCGGAGTCATCCTTCACAGCTCTATGGCGCACAACACCCTGGAGCTGCGCGAGGAGGCGACCGCCAGGCTCGACGACCTACCTGCCCGATTCCCGGGCCACCCCGGCCCCGTGACGGTGCGTGCGGTCTGGGAGGAACCAGTAGTCGAAAATCCTACGGACGAGCTGCGGACAGCACGGTTTCGTAAGCTGCTCCCTGCGTACTTCAAGGACTACTGGGGTCGCGAAGAGGAGTTCGCGGCTATGGCTGAGAGCGTGTTCGTCCACAACGTGAACGGCTTGTCGTTTGATCACCGAGGCCGGCTGGGCGAGATGCGTACCCCCACGCTGGTGGTCGTGGGTATGCACGACTTCATCTGCTCGCCGCGCTGGGCCGAGGAGATGATCGCGGAACTCCCCGATGCCAGCTTGGTCCAGCTGCTGGACAGCGGTCACTACGGACACCTTGAGCAGCCCGCCGAGTTCACTGACGCGGTAGCGGGATTTGTTGGCGTGACGGAGACGCGCTGGGCGGACAACACGGCCACAACGGCCTGA
- a CDS encoding recombinase family protein — MSVSGSSGRESSLEVQEVELRAASTGKIVKVVRDRGSGLKENRPGLNRVLTMVADGSVTVVRVTHEGPGWPGSV, encoded by the coding sequence ATGAGCGTGTCCGGCTCGTCCGGGCGGGAGTCCTCGTTGGAGGTGCAGGAGGTCGAGCTGCGGGCCGCCTCGACGGGCAAGATCGTCAAGGTCGTCCGGGATCGTGGCTCGGGCCTGAAGGAGAACCGGCCCGGTTTGAACCGGGTGTTGACGATGGTGGCCGACGGATCAGTCACTGTCGTGCGCGTCACGCACGAGGGCCCTGGCTGGCCCGGTTCGGTGTGA
- a CDS encoding IS5 family transposase (programmed frameshift): MGRGTWSWIVPDGLWEIAEPRIPPSRVRPQGGGTQDTPDETLFAPIVYGLVSGCAWRALPPCFGISKSTVHRRFLIWSRAGVWGRLHEEILHRLDDAGLLDLSRAVLDSAHVRAKKGGELTGPSPVDRGKPGSKMHVLSDANGLPVVGLSAANTHDRLALKPMIQGHQTRHDPHRGRYFKPERLHADKAYDIPHLRKWLWGKHIGVRIARKGVESSERLGRRRWVIERTMSWLTGHRRLNHRYERHPRNYLAFLGLAAALCCYKRLIRLTT, from the exons ATGGGGCGGGGTACGTGGAGTTGGATTGTTCCGGATGGGCTGTGGGAGATCGCGGAACCGCGGATCCCGCCGTCGAGGGTGCGGCCGCAGGGCGGCGGGACGCAGGACACGCCTGATGAGACGCTGTTCGCGCCGATCGTCTATGGGCTGGTCAGTGGATGTGCCTGGCGGGCTTTGCCGCCGTGCTTCGGGATATCGAAGTCGACCGTACATCGTCGGTTCCTGATCTGGTCGCGGGCAGGTGTGTGGGGCCGGCTGCACGAGGAGATCCTGCACCGCCTGGACGACGCCGGCTTGCTCGATCTCTCCCGAGCTGTCCTCGACTCCGCCCACGTAAGGGCGA AAAAAGGGGGCGAACTCACAGGTCCGAGCCCCGTGGACCGGGGTAAGCCGGGTTCCAAGATGCACGTCCTGTCGGACGCGAACGGACTGCCCGTCGTCGGCCTCTCGGCAGCCAACACCCACGACAGACTCGCCCTCAAGCCCATGATCCAGGGTCACCAAACGAGACACGACCCTCACCGCGGCCGGTACTTCAAACCCGAACGTCTCCACGCAGACAAGGCCTACGACATCCCCCACCTGCGAAAATGGTTGTGGGGCAAGCACATCGGTGTTCGTATCGCACGCAAGGGAGTCGAGTCCAGCGAACGGTTAGGGCGCCGACGATGGGTCATCGAGCGGACCATGTCCTGGCTGACCGGCCACCGCCGGCTCAACCACCGCTACGAACGCCACCCCCGCAACTACCTGGCATTTCTCGGCCTCGCCGCAGCCCTCTGCTGCTACAAACGGCTCATTCGCCTCACCACATAG